The following are from one region of the Juglans regia cultivar Chandler chromosome 10, Walnut 2.0, whole genome shotgun sequence genome:
- the LOC108993483 gene encoding polygalacturonase-like: MSLKLNIATLPILFLLASVANAKPAVFNIVKKYGGKVNEDITLPLSNAWKDACAMPGQSKVVVPAGTYRLGPVQLNGPCKGPIELKVRGTLEAPGDLSFFKWGSWVSFERVDQLTLSGNGTFDGQGKSVWGKYNGALPINIRFDFITNSMIRGITSLDSKQFHLHVFACKNVTLFHLNIRAPGDSPNTDGIHMGRSTGINIIDSKIGTGDDCISLGDGNRDILIQKVACGPGHGISIGSLGKYENEEPIVGVKVLDCNLRNTMNGVRIKTWPASFPGIASDMHFENIYMRNVSNPVIIDQVYCPWNQCKAQIPSKIKISEVSFKNIRGTSQTKEAVKLLCSNEVPCENVEISDIDLAYQGSDGPATSQCTNANPTISGKQNPPACSLK, from the exons atgAGTTTGAAATTGAATATTGCAACCCTACCGATTCTGTTTCTCCTAGCATCGGTTGCCAATGCCAAACCGGCCGTCTTTAATATTGTGAAGAAGTATGGAGGAAAGGTTAATGAGGATATCACCCTG CCTTTGTCAAATGCTTGGAAGGATGCATGCGCAATGCCGGGTCAGAGTAAAGTCGTGGTACCAGCTGGGACATACAGGTTGGGTCCAGTGCAGTTAAATGGCCCGTGCAAAGGTCCTATTGAGCTTAAAGTTCGAGGCACCTTAGAGGCTCCAGGAGACCTTAGTTTTTTCAAATGGGGAAGTTGGGTCAGTTTTGAACGTGTCGACCAGTTAACTTTGTCAGGCAATGGAACTTTTGATGGCCAAGGAAAATCTGTTTGGGGTAAATACAATGGTGCCCTCCCAATT AATATAAGGTTCGACTTTATCACCAATTCAATGATTCGGGGCATAACATCGTTGGATAGCAAACAGTTCCATTTGCATGTTTTTGCTTGCAAAAACGTTACCCTATTCCACTTAAATATCAGAGCACCAGGAGATAGCCCCAACACAGATGGAATCCACATGGGGCGATCAACTGGAATCAATATAATTGATTCGAAGATCGGAACCGGTGATGATTGTATCTCTCTTGGTGATGGCAATCGAGATATACTTATCCAGAAAGTAGCCTGTGGACCTGGCCATGGAATCAGCATAGGAAGTCTTGGtaagtatgagaatgaagaaccTATAGTCGGGGTCAAAGTTCTTGATTGCAACCTAAGAAATACAATGAATGGCGTAAGAATCAAAACTTGGCCTGCTTCCTTTCCTGGCATTGCCTCTGATATGCATTTTGAGAACATCTACATGAGAAATGTCAGCAATCCCGTCATCATAGATCAGGTGTACTGCCCATGGAATCAATGCAAAGCACAG ATTCCCTCGAAGATTAAGATCAGTGAGGTTAGCTTCAAAAATATACGAGGCACGTCTCAAACTAAGGAGGCCGTGAAACTTTTATGCAGTAATGAAGTACCATGTGAGAATGTGGAGATTAGTGACATAGACCTCGCATACCAAGGAAGCGATGGCCCTGCAACATCCCAATGTACTAATGCCAATCCCACCATTTCAGGCAAACAGAATCCTCCTGCCTGTAGTCTGAAATAA
- the LOC108986539 gene encoding cytochrome b561 and DOMON domain-containing protein At2g04850-like yields MLLFIFLFLLLSSNIHTALSAHCTTVTATKTFQKCMTLPSQQASIAWTFHSHNATLDLVFFGTFISPSGWVGWGINPASSEMTGTRALIAFKDPNSGQIVLLPYILDPTVKLQKNPLLSRPLDISLLSTSATFYGGKTATVHNGATIQIYATLKLLPNKTKINHVWNRGLYVQGYSPTIHPTTSNDLSSHATIDVQSGLAMAQHDNIKTLKIVHGIINAISWGLILPIGAVTARYLRHIQALGPAWFYAHAGMQLFALFLGTVGFAIGIRLGEQSPGVEYGLHRKLGFAAFCLGGLQTLALLFRPKTTNKFRKYWKSYHHFVGYSCVVLGVVNVFQGFEIMGASRSYAKLGYCLGLSTLIGVSIALEVNSWVIFFRKANEERLRRERLTDKYDKGSGSHS; encoded by the coding sequence ATGCTCCTCttcatctttctcttcctcctcctctcttccaaTATACATACCGCACTTTCTGCCCATTGTACCACAGTCACCGCCAccaaaacttttcaaaaatgCATGACACTCCCTTCCCAACAAGCCTCCATAGCATGGACCTTCCATTCCCACAATGCTACTTTAGACCTCGTTTTCTTTGGTACCTTCATTTCACCCTCTGGCTGGGTTGGATGGGGCATCAATCCTGCTTCCTCAGAAATGACTGGAACTCGTGCCTTAATCGCCTTTAAGGACCCAAACTCCGGCCAAATTGTCCTATTACCATACATCCTTGACCCAACTGTAAAGCTCCAAAAGAACCCTCTCCTTTCTCGCCCCCTTGATATCAGCCTCCTATCCACGTCTGCCACCTTCTACGGTGGCAAAACTGCCACAGTTCACAATGGTGCTACAATCCAAATATATGCCACATTGAAGCTTCTACCAAACAAGACAAAGATCAACCACGTGTGGAACCGTGGCCTTTATGTCCAAGGCTACTCACCAACCATCCATCCAACTACCTCTAACGACCTTTCCTCCCATGCCACCATTGATGTCCAGTCGGGCTTAGCTATGGCTCAACACGACAACATCAAAACTCTGAAAATCGTGCATGGGATCATAAACGCCATCTCGTGGGGGCTTATACTGCCTATAGGAGCAGTGACGGCACGCTACCTAAGGCACATACAAGCACTAGGGCCCGCATGGTTTTATGCTCATGCAGGCATGCAACTTTTTGCACTTTTCCTTGGAACCGTGGGGTTTGCGATAGGAATTCGACTTGGAGAGCAGTCACCGGGCGTGGAATATGGACTTCACAGGAAGCTTGGGTTTGCGGCATTTTGTTTAGGAGGGTTGCAGACACTTGCACTATTGTTTAGGCCTAAAACTACAAACAAGTTTAGAAAGTATTGGAAATCTTACCACCATTTTGTTGGGTATTCTTGTGTGGTGCTTGGGGTTGTGAATGTTTTTCAAGGTTTTGAGATAATGGGAGCGAGCAGGTCTTATGCTAAGTTGGGTTATTGTTTGGGGCTCTCTACCTTGATTGGTGTAAGCATAGCTCTGGAGGTAAATTCAtgggttattttttttagaaaagcaAATGAAGAGAGGCTGAGAAGAGAACGACTAACTGATAAATATGATAAAGGGAGTGGAAGCCACAGTTGA